In Tetrapisispora phaffii CBS 4417 chromosome 6, complete genome, a single genomic region encodes these proteins:
- the ART5 gene encoding Art5p (similar to Saccharomyces cerevisiae YGR068C; ancestral locus Anc_4.215) produces the protein MFSKTYLTGASNSAKKAKSPVVYLDIRVDSPYKDIIILQGSPLETDPYILSGKLVFSLNDDVVVKKVSLKFTGVFKLEFMQYGRFKNAGKLASVIKEKDKIFEATFDNLLISPQGTITIGSDTRHNSMYNTEEPGNSTSNFDGMARTSPNVYTNDNARDSTPNLESSDNDRSQASKSKYLSSGLSKLIKKSSFYGANVLELPISGTSGTPYAHMREELNSMSSSTQIQFQLQKGNYELPFKVMLPREIPETIEGLQSASILYNFEAHIERARKAKGFTSIIRDDNDNYLNENLSLAMTGTSSNMSFYTYKCFKYMRIFRTLSFDNLAIQEEMKVGNTWANKLQYEVSIPSRAIPIGGYTPISIKIFPFQKNYKLEKITATLVQFYSMKDCSNTFYDDSVNTFKQSMTDFDGFVTINERTGTLIEKVEIDSMIKIPDDLKKLTQDCDIVNELVQVRHKLTIQIFMKRIAENGEQKTLEIKANLPVLLYVSPQFGIKGRYVILDKIEGNIHFRSGKFVNLFNDGSANDISGMTAAAVNNSNPLFVDNAAPPNYRDRTKDKLIHYNTSTSTGMGSVLETQTADTNAAAPDDETSNEPRSTVKEETRENNRIIPLSAVPTYEQTMNETTVNASTGSMTITTITTTPGAIHGNVHPTTTTTRVMDNTSNSAHASTTTESNAIYMVPSHELAPRYY, from the coding sequence ATGTTTTCGAAAACATATTTAACTGGTGCAAGCAATTCTGCCAAGAAAGCTAAGTCGCCGGTTGTATATTTGGATATACGGGTAGATTCCCCATATAAagatatcattattttgcAAGGGTCACCATTAGAGACAGATCCATATATTTTAAGTGGTAAGTTGGTGTTTTCCTTGAATGATGATGTTGTAGTCAAGAAggtttcattaaaatttacaGGTGTTTTTAAATTGGAATTTATGCAATATGGTCGTTTTAAAAATGCCGGTAAATTAGCTTCTGTAATAAAGGAGAAAGATAAGATATTTGAGGCTAcgtttgataatttattgatttcCCCCCAGGGGACAATAACAATAGGATCAGACACAAGACACAACTCTATGTATAATACTGAGGAACCTGGAAATTCGACGTCAAATTTTGATGGTATGGCAAGAACAAGTCCAAATGTATACACTAATGACAATGCTAGAGATAGTACGCCAAATTTGGAATCATCTGATAATGATAGAAGTCAAGCGAgtaaaagtaaatatttatccTCTGGTCTatctaaattaattaaaaagagTTCATTTTATGGAGCTAATGTATTAGAACTTCCTATCAGTGGTACCAGTGGAACTCCATACGCTCATATGCGGGAAGAGTTGAATTCAATGTCGTCTTCTACACagattcaatttcaattgcAAAAGGGAAACTATGAACTTCCCTTTAAAGTCATGCTTCCTCGTGAAATACCCGAAACAATAGAAGGACTACAAAGTGCtagtatattatataacttTGAAGCCCATATCGAAAGAGCCAGAAAAGCTAAGGGTTTTACTTCCATAATACGAGATGACAAcgataattatttaaatgagAACTTAAGTTTGGCAATGACAGGAACCAGCTCAAATATGTCCTTTTATACCTACaaatgtttcaaatatatgAGGATATTTCGGACGTTGAGTTTTGATAATCTTGCGATTCAAGAGGAAATGAAGGTCGGAAACACATGGGCTAATAAATTACAGTATGAGGTTAGTATTCCGAGTAGAGCCATTCCCATTGGCGGGTATACCCCGATCAGCATTAAGATATTCCCCTTCCAAAAGAATTATAAGCTTGAAAAGATCACTGCTACGCTTGTTCAATTCTATTCGATGAAAGATTGCAGTAATACATTTTATGATGACAGTGTAAATACTTTTAAACAGTCTATGACCGATTTCGATGGATTTGTAACCATCAATGAAAGAACCGGGACATTAATTGAGAAAGTTGAAATAGAttcaatgataaaaataccAGAcgatttaaaaaaattaaccCAGGATTGCGACATCGTGAATGAACTTGTTCAAGTACGACACAAATTGACCATCCAGATATTTATGAAAAGAATTGCCGAAAACGGCGAGCAAAAGACATTAGAAATAAAAGCAAACCTTCCCGTACTGCTGTATGTTTCGCCACAGTTTGGTATTAAAGGTAGATACGTGATATTAGATAAGATTGAAGGAAATATCCACTTCAGATCCGGgaaatttgttaatttattcaatgatGGCAGTGCTAATGATATAAGTGGCATGACGGCAGCAGCTGTCAACAATTCAAATCCCTTGTTTGTCGATAACGCAGCACCTCCAAATTACCGCGACAGAacaaaagataaattaattcattataataCTTCAACTTCGACTGGGATGGGAAGCGTGTTGGAAACCCAAACGGCGGACACAAATGCAGCTGCGCCGGATGACGAAACGAGCAACGAACCCAGAAGCACTGTGAAGGAGGAAACTCGTGAGAATAATCGGATTATTCCGCTAAGTGCCGTGCCGACATATGAACAGACTATGAATGAGACAACGGTAAACGCAAGCACAGGCAGCATGACAATTACTACAATAACCACTACGCCGGGTGCGATCCATGGAAATGTACATCCAACGACAACGACAACGAGAGTGATGGATAACACAAGCAATAGTGCACACGCGTCTACGACTACTGAATCGAACGCAATTTACATGGTGCCCTCGCATGAATTAGCCCCGAGATATTACTAG
- the MDM30 gene encoding SCF ubiquitin ligase complex subunit MDM30 (similar to Saccharomyces cerevisiae MDM30 (YLR368W); ancestral locus Anc_4.216), with the protein MQYLELPTEVLSIICENLDIKDILKLRLCNKKLSNLILYLEFWKEISRRNWTCHIDDDLILQSHINCHRDAIFEIGTQWFYFYKRYFVMEHDILNKVKTITTHLNSATSYVEKSKQIIMESDYDIYFALSNIINTSINSYKEKIYNQSFEITSICKRLNLTLLTNLFIEEFYPKILLSSDIFDLESNVLLPLSLIDPSYHYLHCYRAIFYRSFEKHIVSKFTTIDDFLDHSLVQRVLEISTYLNNNLKGVYQNNDNYTCINNYSLLRIYSKANAGRPILRLVILQYLLNKYHVISVISNNILTIRGNGKEHVCYIIIDKTLRFKLVNKQNMLSILLEAYGRTGYRESRELFFRKFFNPLRGKDLLNMLLEEVCENIAIENDPIPVEESTICPENMRSDVFKYLAIINHLWTPTNNELDSFDYVLYPQLFSYKGIVREEKVALSYWNLPIHNKLQLNMENIGYIQQFDTRMKVIIFENTVHRIHMDSNGTITRTSRTYTQGQNLLSGPKLEQFVFNISVLHFGKYFKSFNWNDKRFIMNENYRLLLEKHIKHITEISQKLH; encoded by the coding sequence ATGCAATATCTAGAGCTGCCGACTGAGGTTCTCTCTATTATCTGTGAAAACTTGGATATAAAGGACATACTGAAACTCAGGTTATGCAATAAGAAACTTAGCAACTTAATATTGTATTTAGAATTCTGGAAGGAGATATCTCGAAGAAACTGGACATGCCACATAGACGATGATTTGATATTACAAAGTCATATTAATTGTCATAGGGAtgcaatttttgaaataggTACACAATGGTTTTATTTCTATAAAAGGTATTTTGTAATGGAGCATGACATTCTAAATAAGGTCAAAACAATTACAACTCATCTGAACTCAGCAACATCATACGTTGAAAAGTCTAAGCAAATTATCATGGAGAGTGATTACGATATTTATTTTGCATTaagtaatattattaataccAGTATTAACAGTTATAAGGAAAAGATTTATAATCAATCTTTTGAGATCACCTCTATATGCAAAAGATTAAATTTGACATTACTGACAAACTTGTTCATAGAAGAATTTTATCCCAAAATACTATTGTCTTCCGATATTTTTGACTTAGAATCAAATGTTTTATTGCCCCTATCTTTAATAGATCCAAGTTATCACTATTTGCATTGTTATAGAGCTATTTTCTATCGCTCCTTTGAGAAACATATTGTTAGCAAATTCACTACAATCGATGATTTTTTAGACCACTCTCTTGTACAGAGAGTATTGGAAATATCgacatatttaaataataatttaaaaggAGTATACCAAAACAATGATAACTATACTTGCATAAACAATTATAGTTTGCTGCGTATATATTCCAAAGCCAATGCTGGAAGGCCAATTTTACGGTTAGTCATCTTACAGTATCTTTTAAACAAGTACCATGTAATATCGGTAATTTCCAACAATATTTTGACCATTAGAGGTAATGGCAAAGAACATGTTTGTTACAtaattattgataaaacTCTACGCTTTAAACTTGTGAATAAACAGAACATGTTATCCATTTTATTGGAAGCTTATGGTCGAACTGGATATCGAGAATCTAGAGAACTCTTTTTTAGAAAATTCTTCAACCCACTCCGTGGTAAAGATCTCTTAAACATGCTTCTTGAAGAAGTATGTGAAAACATAGCAATTGAAAACGACCCCATACCTGTTGAAGAAAGTACTATATGTCCCGAAAATATGAGATCAGATGTTTTTAAATACCTTGCTATAATTAATCATCTCTGGACTCCAACAAATAATGAACTTGATTCATTCGATTATGTTTTATACCCACAGCTATTTTCTTATAAAGGTATAGTTCGAGAAGAGAAAGTGGCCCTGTCATATTGGAACCTACCCATCCATAATAAGCTACAGTTGAATATGGAAAACATTGGGTATATTCAGCAATTTGACACACGCATgaaagtaataatattcgAAAATACAGTACATAGAATACACATGGATAGTAACGGGACTATAACTAGAACAAGTAGAACCTATACTCAGGGTCAAAATTTATTGAGTGGTCCCAAGTTGGAGCAGtttgttttcaatatctCAGTATTACATTTTGgcaaatatttcaaatcttttaattggAATGATAAAAGGTTTATAATGAATGAGAACTATCgattattattagagaAACACATCAAGCATATAACTGAAATAAGCCAAAAATTGCATTGA